The sequence below is a genomic window from Sorangiineae bacterium MSr12523.
TTCCGACGAGCACGTTCTGCGGCGACACGTCCCGGTGCACGATGCCCAGCGGCTCCCCGAGCTCGCTCCTCGCTTCATGGGCGGCGTGCAGGCCATGAAGCACGCCGACCACGATGGCGCCTGCGACCGGCAGCGGCACCTTTTCCCCCATCGGCCGCAGAATGCGCTGCAACTTGGCCAGCGTCTCCCCGCGCACGTACTCCATGACGAGGAAGACCTCACCGCCCTCCGCGAGCACGTCGAGCGGTTGCACCACGTTGGGATGGTGCACGCGCGCGGCCAGCCGCGCTTCGTCGAGGAACATGGTGACGAAGTCCGGATCGCCGGCGAACTCCTCGTGCAGTCGCTTGATCGCAACGACCTTGCTAAACCCCGCCGAGGCCACCATGCGGCCGATGTGGACTGACGCCATGCCGCCCGACGCAATCTCGCCGTGCAGCGTGTATCTCCCTAGATTCCACCCGAGCGCGTCGTCCTCGAGCACCACTGGTATGTACCACGGATGTGTCCGAAACTACTGCCGCGCACGCCAATAGCTATAATAAAATTATGCCAGGGGACGATATTTTCCTACGTCATCAACTCTCGAATCGGTTCGCCTTCGTCGGTCACACCGATGGGCCGACCGATCGGCGACGTCACCATCTTGTGCGGATCAATCCCGAGTTGCGTCGTTAGCGTGGCGAACAGGTTGGGCACCGTCACGGGGCGCTCCACCACCTTTGCACCTTCGTTGTCGGTCTTACCGTAAACCTGCCCGCCGCGGATGCCGCCTCCCGCAAGCACAGCGCTCCAAGCGGCCGGATGATGATCGCGGCCCTCTTTCGCATTGATGTGCGGCGTGCGCCCGAACTCACCCATGCACACGACCAAGGTCGAGTCGAGCAGCTTGCGCGCATGCAGCTCCGCGAGCAGCGAGGACAAGGCCGGATCGAGGGTGCCCATCAGCTTTCTCGTGCGCTCGAAGTTGTCCTGGTGCGTATCCCAGCCATCGAGCACCACCTCCACCAACTTGACGCCTGACTCGACCAGGCGGCGCGCCAAGAGGCACCCGCGCCCGAACTTGGTGTCGCCGTACGCCTTGCGAACGGCCTCCGGCTCCTGCTCGATGTCGAAGACCGCGAGCTTCGGCGAGTGCATCAAGCGCGTCGCCTGCTCGTAGACCGCTTGGCGCCCGCTGATCTGCGGATCGTCCAAATCGAAGCGCGCCTCCATGGCCCGAAGCGCGCCCTCGCGCCGTTGAAATCGCGCTTCGTCGACCGCCGCGGGAAGCTCCACGTTGGCCGGCTTTTTCGCCGGATCGTCGACGATGAATGGCCCATGCTGAAGCCCGAGAAAGCCCGGCCCCATGCTGGGCCCCGCGATGCTCACGAAATTCGGCAGCTCGGGCGAGGTCGCGCCGATCTCGCGGCTCACCCACGCACCAAAGGAAGGATGGCGCACCGTCGGATTGGGGATATACCCGGTGTGCATCAAATAGCGTGCACGATCGTGGTTTCCTTCCTTGCTGGTCATGCTGCGGATCACCGCGAGCTTGTCGCCATGGTCGGCCAAGCGGGGTAGGTGCTCCGCGAGCCAGAGGTCCCGGGCCCGGGTTTTGATCGCTTTGAAGCGCCCGCCCGGCTTCGGATCGAAGGTATCGACGTGACTCGGGCCGCCATTGAGCCACAGCACGATGCAGGCTTTGGCCTTTGCGCCGGCCTTCGGCTCCGCCCCTGCCTCGGCTCGAAGCGCCATGGTCATGAGCGCGGCCAACCCGCCCACCAATCCTTGCCGCCGTGAAAAGTGCATCGCGCTCATCCCGGTCCCATCTCGTCAGTGGTTGAAAAGAAATTCACTCGAGTTCAAAAGCACCCAGAGCAGATCCTCGTAGCCTTGGCGCACGGGTTGGCCCTTGAGGAACGTCACCCAGTGGGTGGTCTCCTCGTCCGTGGGTGGCCGCGAAACCGTGCGCATGTACAGTGCACGTATCTTTCCCTCGTCGCCACCCGGCTTGGACAGCACCTGGGCCAGCGCACTGCCGGGCGCGATCTGGATGCTTCGCTGCATCACCTTCCCATTCATCAACCAGAGGGCCTGCGTGATCGTCCCATCGAACTCGTCGTCGTGATCATCCTCCTCGTCGACGTCGAAGAGAAAACTGAATTGCCTTTCCGCCTTTTCGCGGGGAAGCCCTGTCGCGCGAATCAGCGAATCGAGCAACTCGTCCGGCCCGAGTTGCTCCATGTGGTAATAAGACCAAGCCGCGCCATCTCCGCGCTGCCCTCTCGGACGCGCGGTGAGTTGATAGGCTTCGGTATTGGCCATGAGCCGCAATAGATGTTTCAAATCATAACCACTGGCTACGAAGTCGCTTGCAAGCGTATCGAGCAAATCTTTCATCGCTGGTGGGTTCGACTCCCGAAGATCGTCCACCGGCTCGGAGAATCCGCGTCCGAGCATCACGCCCCACATCCGATTGACGATGGCCCGCGCGAACCAAGGATTGTCCTTGCGGGTGATCCACTCGGCCAGCGCCGTACGTGGCTTCGAGCCGCCGCTCAGAAGATCCGTTCCATCGAGCGCGCGCGGCGCGGCCGATTTGTATTCCGCAATATCCATACGTTTCGCCGCGCGGCGCGGCCGGTCCAGATCCTCGACGTCGTACGCGCGTAGGCCTTTCTTGTCTTTGTCGTCGGCGTAGAAGAGCCGCGCGCGGGTTGACAGGAACGACGCAGTGAAGCCCTGGAAGTCGGACATCGTCCACTTTTCCGTTTTGTGATCATGGCATTGTGCACACTGGATCCGAACCCCGAGAAACAGGCGTGACGTCGTCCCCGCCAGGTCCGGCGGGTTATCCATGTAACGCAAATACCAATTGGCCGCGCCGTTCACCGGCTGCTCGGCCATGCGCGGCGCGGAGGTGAGCCCGGTGGCCGACACGAGCTCGCGCACCCATACGTCGTAGCCGACGTTCTTCTCGAGCTGCTCGTGCAACCAGCGCCGAAACTCGGCATGGTCCACGTTCTTGCGCACGTTGCGGCCCATGAGAACGCGGTCCCAATAGTTGGTGAAATGCTCGGCATAGTCCGGGCTTGCAAGCAGCGCGTCGATGGCCTTCTGCCTCTTGTCCGCGCTCTTGTCCGCGAGAAACGCCTCCACGGCCTCCGCCGCAGGCACGCGTCCGGTCAGATCGAGGTTCACCCTGCGGAAGAACCCCGCATCGTCCACGCGCTCCGCCGGCTCGATGCCCTTCTCCTTCCACGCGGCCCGCATCCGCGCATCGATCTCCGCCGGCCGCATCAACACCGGCCGCGCCGCTTCGACGGGTTTGCTCGCCGCCACGGGCCCCCGTGGCACGGGCCCGCTTGCCGCACACCCTGCCGCCACCACCACGCCCGCTACGAGCCACCCTGTCCGCTTCATCACCGCTTCCTTGGACGCAGCACACCCCGCATCTCTTTCACCATTGCGTGTAAAGTTATCTTTCCCACACCTCGACCATGGAACGGTGCGTCGAAGTTGCATCGGCCGAGGCGTGCTAGGCTGACGCGGACACGAGCTCGATGGACGCACGGACCCACCGAATCTTTGCGACGTTCGTCAATCGCGCGCTCGAGAAGCAGTTTCGCGCGGATTATTTCGAGCGCGGGATCAAAGGTTTCACGCGGTTCAGCATGACCTTGAGTGCGGCGGCGTTCCTGGCGTACGGGCTGCATGATGCGCTGGTGATCCCGACCATGCGCAACTTCGCATGGACCTTGCGGTACGGCGTGTTCGGGCCGGTGGCGGCGCTCGCGGTGGCGCTGATGTACTCGAAATACTACGAGCAGTGGCACCAGCCGGCGATGCTCGTCTTTGGCATGGCGTGCAACGTCGTGGTCATCGCCATTGCGGCGGTGGCGCCCACGCACGGGTACTTCATCTACTGCTCCTTCGCGATTCTCTTCGTCACACTCGGGCCCCTGGTGGCGAAGATGAACGTCTTCACGCAGGCGCTCTACACGCTGCTCACGCTCTTCGTGTACGTGCTCTTCGATCTGGTGCTCGTGCATGCACCTGCCATGGTGCGCATCTCGATGGTGCTCACCATCGTGGTGCTGGGCGGCATCGGCACCTTGGTGGCACACCAGCTCGAGCTCCAAGCGCGCGAGGCCTTTCTGCAGCGCCGCACCATCTACGAGCAGATGGACCAACTGGATTTCGAAAAGGAGCGAAGCGACGCCCTCTTGCTCAACATTTTACCGGCGAAGATTGCCGAGCGACTCAAACGCGAACAGGGTCGCACCATCGCCGACGGCTTCCCCCAGGTGACCGTTCTCTTTTCGGACATCGTTGGCTTCACCAAAATGTCCGAGCGCCTCTCCCCCGCGGAGGTGGTGCGGCGCCTCAACGCGATCTTCAGCACCTTCGATGACTTGGCCGATCGCCTCGGCCTCGAGAAAATCAAGACCATCGGCGATGCGTACATGGTGGCCGGAGGCCTGCCCACTTCGAAGGACGACCACGCCCACGCCGCCTCCGAAATGGCCCTCGAGATGTGCCGCTACATGGAGGAATTCAGCCGCGAACTCGGCGAGCCGATCCAAGTCCGCATCGGCATGCACACCGGCCCCGTCGTGGCCGGCGTCATCGGCAAGAAAAAGTTCATTTACGACGTGTGGGGCGACACCGTCAACACGGCCAGCCGCATGGAATCCCACGGCGTCGAAGGCGCCATCCAAGTCACCGAGGCCACCTACGAGCGCATCAAAGACCACTACGAGCTCGAAGAACGCGGCCAAATCGACGTCAAGGGCAAAGGCCCCATGCGCACCTACTGGCTCCGCGGCCGCCGCGCCCCCATGACCACCCCCTGGCTCCGCTCCTCGCGCGGAAAACCCAATTAGGGGCGCTGACTCAGGAGAATTTGAACATGAAGGCGGGAAGGCGGGAAGGTTTTGTTGTTTTGGCAATAGTTATCCAAATCGGAAGAGCGTGATCCAAACAAAAAAACCTTCCCGCCTTCCCGCCTTCATGTGAATTCTCTCTAGCCGTGGACTGGGCTAGAAGTCGTACTTGTCGATGTTCTCTTTGGTGAACACGATGGGCGGGCCGAGGACGACTTCGCTGTTGGGTCCAATCGTGTATTCGCCGAGATCGCCCGCTTTGAATTTCTCGCCGGGCTTGCCCGTGATCTGGCCCGACGCAAGGGCCACGGCGGCGTACGTTGCGAGGTAGCCGAGGTTCGCGGGATCCCAGAGGGCGAACGAGGTCATGGTGCCGTTCTTGATGAACTTGCGCAGCTGGTTCGGCGTACCGACGCCCGTGACGGCGACCTTGCCCTTGTACTCGGAGGAGTCGAGGTAGCGCGCGGCTGCGGCCACGCCGATGGTCGTCGGCGAAATGATGCCCTTCAACTTGGGGTGCGCTTGCAGAAGGCCCTGCGTCTTCGTGAAGGAGATCTGGTCGTCGTCGTCGCCGTAGGCGATGTCCACGAGTTTGACGTTCGCGTATTCCGGCTTGGCGAGCTCCTTCTTCATCACGGCGATCCACGCGTTTTGGTTCGTCGCGTTGGCGGTGGCCGAAAGAATCGCAATCTCGCCGGAGCCCTTGATGGCCTCCGAGATGAGCTTCACCTGGCCCACGCCGATGTCCTCGGTGGCCGCTTGGTTGATGAACACGTCGCGCGCATCGGCGGCCGCGTCGGAGTCGAATGCGACCACCTTCATGCCGCGTGCGCGTGCAGCCTTCAGCGCTGGAGCGACGGCATTCGAGTCGTTGGCGGCGATGAGCAGCGC
It includes:
- a CDS encoding DUF1501 domain-containing protein gives rise to the protein MSAMHFSRRQGLVGGLAALMTMALRAEAGAEPKAGAKAKACIVLWLNGGPSHVDTFDPKPGGRFKAIKTRARDLWLAEHLPRLADHGDKLAVIRSMTSKEGNHDRARYLMHTGYIPNPTVRHPSFGAWVSREIGATSPELPNFVSIAGPSMGPGFLGLQHGPFIVDDPAKKPANVELPAAVDEARFQRREGALRAMEARFDLDDPQISGRQAVYEQATRLMHSPKLAVFDIEQEPEAVRKAYGDTKFGRGCLLARRLVESGVKLVEVVLDGWDTHQDNFERTRKLMGTLDPALSSLLAELHARKLLDSTLVVCMGEFGRTPHINAKEGRDHHPAAWSAVLAGGGIRGGQVYGKTDNEGAKVVERPVTVPNLFATLTTQLGIDPHKMVTSPIGRPIGVTDEGEPIRELMT
- a CDS encoding DUF1549 and DUF1553 domain-containing protein gives rise to the protein MKRTGWLVAGVVVAAGCAASGPVPRGPVAASKPVEAARPVLMRPAEIDARMRAAWKEKGIEPAERVDDAGFFRRVNLDLTGRVPAAEAVEAFLADKSADKRQKAIDALLASPDYAEHFTNYWDRVLMGRNVRKNVDHAEFRRWLHEQLEKNVGYDVWVRELVSATGLTSAPRMAEQPVNGAANWYLRYMDNPPDLAGTTSRLFLGVRIQCAQCHDHKTEKWTMSDFQGFTASFLSTRARLFYADDKDKKGLRAYDVEDLDRPRRAAKRMDIAEYKSAAPRALDGTDLLSGGSKPRTALAEWITRKDNPWFARAIVNRMWGVMLGRGFSEPVDDLRESNPPAMKDLLDTLASDFVASGYDLKHLLRLMANTEAYQLTARPRGQRGDGAAWSYYHMEQLGPDELLDSLIRATGLPREKAERQFSFLFDVDEEDDHDDEFDGTITQALWLMNGKVMQRSIQIAPGSALAQVLSKPGGDEGKIRALYMRTVSRPPTDEETTHWVTFLKGQPVRQGYEDLLWVLLNSSEFLFNH
- a CDS encoding adenylate/guanylate cyclase domain-containing protein, giving the protein MDARTHRIFATFVNRALEKQFRADYFERGIKGFTRFSMTLSAAAFLAYGLHDALVIPTMRNFAWTLRYGVFGPVAALAVALMYSKYYEQWHQPAMLVFGMACNVVVIAIAAVAPTHGYFIYCSFAILFVTLGPLVAKMNVFTQALYTLLTLFVYVLFDLVLVHAPAMVRISMVLTIVVLGGIGTLVAHQLELQAREAFLQRRTIYEQMDQLDFEKERSDALLLNILPAKIAERLKREQGRTIADGFPQVTVLFSDIVGFTKMSERLSPAEVVRRLNAIFSTFDDLADRLGLEKIKTIGDAYMVAGGLPTSKDDHAHAASEMALEMCRYMEEFSRELGEPIQVRIGMHTGPVVAGVIGKKKFIYDVWGDTVNTASRMESHGVEGAIQVTEATYERIKDHYELEERGQIDVKGKGPMRTYWLRGRRAPMTTPWLRSSRGKPN
- the rhaS gene encoding rhamnose ABC transporter substrate-binding protein, which produces MNTSKTFISTFVTLSCTAALLTGCGKTTKSDSGGAPSASASAATNSAAPSASTAVANPSAPLAKDLKITFLPKKVNIPYFSVCETGAQKAAGSLGEQLKATGPSDASASSQVTYINTAAQQGQNALLIAANDSNAVAPALKAARARGMKVVAFDSDAAADARDVFINQAATEDIGVGQVKLISEAIKGSGEIAILSATANATNQNAWIAVMKKELAKPEYANVKLVDIAYGDDDDQISFTKTQGLLQAHPKLKGIISPTTIGVAAAARYLDSSEYKGKVAVTGVGTPNQLRKFIKNGTMTSFALWDPANLGYLATYAAVALASGQITGKPGEKFKAGDLGEYTIGPNSEVVLGPPIVFTKENIDKYDF